The following are from one region of the Amyelois transitella isolate CPQ chromosome 21, ilAmyTran1.1, whole genome shotgun sequence genome:
- the LOC132903035 gene encoding uncharacterized protein LOC132903035: protein MTEYDVDFLISLIEERPVLWDTSNEDYKNKFIKQDAWKDVCKSLYPNFEEKENNEKTKLGNSVIQRWRGIKDTFNKYEKKLKDASRSGSGSKNIKEYHLYKQLQFLKKNLQNETSTSINESENEQDNQEGTSKTRYQRQPPKRKMVNNNFEDDIVKILKEPENRHISFFKGILPSLERLDDNKTLIFQSRVLQILTELHLPHGYYYPNSNCQSGYQTQHFATSQQTPLIRPQSSNIPDQINSPSNDYSNSSILSTLSTEEDFDFS, encoded by the exons ATGACAGAATACGacgttgattttttaatatcactgATTGAGGAGCGCCCTGTTCTTTGGGACACTAGTAATGaagattataaaaacaaattcatcAAACAAGATGCTTGGAAGGACGTGTGTAAAAGTTTATATCCAAATTTCgaggaaaaagaaaacaatgaaaaaactAAACTTG GTAATTCAGTAATACAAAGATGGAGGGGGATTAAGGAtacctttaataaatatgaaaagaaaCTCAAAGATGCAAGTAGGTCAGGGTCTGGatccaaaaatataaaagaataccaTCTGTacaaacaattacaatttcttaagaaaaatttgCAAAATGAGACCTCTACTAGTATAAATGAGTCAGAAAATGAGCAAGATAATCAAGAAGGTACATCTAAAACACGTTACCAAAGGCAGCCACCAAAAAGAAAGAtggttaataataattttgaagatgatattgtaaagattttaaaggAACCTGAGAATAGAcacatatctttttttaaaggtatTCTACCATCACTTGAAAGATTAGATGACAATAAAACACTAATCTTTCAGAGCAGAGTTCTTCAAATTTTAACAGAGTTGCATTTACCTCATGGCTACTACTATCCGAATAGCAACTGCCAGAGTGGCTATCAAACTCAACATTTTGCGACATCTCAACAAACGCCACTGATACGTCCACAGTCATCTAACATACCAGATCAAATTAATTCACCCAGTAATGATTATTCTAACTCAAGCATATTAAGCACACTTTCAACTGAAGAAGACTTTGATTTTTCGTAA
- the LOC132903036 gene encoding uncharacterized protein LOC132903036: MVIDGHDVVAEYLKPDDTAESFVPDLPSLQWYSEHVRESQYLLQVVKCDDRACCGDLRSSLRSILPERFVIPPYPILQSSSGLYIPKPQEHDGKTFATFLLRRSLGITPTHDGFNKLPYDLYCPSLQKDRRQLLERTCQWCGLYFCTKKKVKEHVNSCHKQPNPSSSNSVEMHNVRPSRILTRRSIGRSKEILCVVRENDDTEWLDETDVDFQQSTVPTTDLQDAYPVVSVEECLANPWSEDNIH, encoded by the exons ATGGTTATCGACGGCCATGACGTCGTAGCAGAGTACCTTAAGCCCGATGACACTGCTGAAAGCTTTGTTCCAGACTTGCCTTCTCTGCAGTGGTACAGCGAGCATGTGCGAGAGAGCCAGTATTTGCTTCAG GTGGTAAAGTGTGATGACCGCGCTTGCTGTGGAGATTTGCGGAGTTCTCTTCGATCTATTCTTCCTGAACGCTTCGTTATTCCTCCTTACCCAATTTTGCAGTCGTCTAGTGGTCTATATATTCCGAAGCCTCAAGAGCATGATGGCAAGACGTTTGCTACATTTCTTCTGCGTCGGTCTCTTGGAATCACCCCAACGCATGATGGCTTTAACAAATTGCCGTATGACCTGTATTGCCCTAGTCTGCAAAAGGATCGTCGGCAACTTTTGGAAAGGACGTGCCAGTGGTGTGGATTGTACTTCTGTACAAAGAAGAAAGTTAAGGAACATGTAAATTCATGTCACAAGCAACCTAATCCGAGCAGCAGTAATAGCGTAGAGATGCACAATGTTCGTCCTTCACGCATCCTCACGCGACGATCAATCGGCAGATCGAAAGAAATTCTGTGCGTTGTGCGCGAAAATGATGACACCGAGTGGCTTGATGAAACCGATGTTGATTTTCAACAAAGCACAGTACCAACAACTGACCTGCAAGATGCTTATCCAGTTGTTAGTGTTGAAGAATGTCTTGCTAATCCATGGTCCGAGGACAATATACATTAA